The Candidatus Methylomirabilota bacterium genomic sequence TCAATGTCAAGGAAGCTTACTTGACAGCAGGGGCCTATGATACCGTGGTCATTGCCGATGCCCCGAATGGCGAGGCGATGACAACCTGGACATTGGCGATTGGCTCGCAGGGTAACATGCGTACGCAGATGATGAGGGCCTTTTCTTCCGATGAGACG encodes the following:
- a CDS encoding GYD domain-containing protein, yielding VVMATFIVLMSLTDQGIRNAKQIPERRKAGIAAAEKLGINVKEAYLTAGAYDTVVIADAPNGEAMTTWTLAIGSQGNMRTQMMRAFSSDETDKILAKLP